A genome region from Crossiella equi includes the following:
- a CDS encoding PaaI family thioesterase has product MSTLEELTEVPEGREIPATDIPVLGEPRFKCFACSPHHEHGLRLRLWHQPGQLTTVTTFGEDFCSYPGVVHGGIVATAADDLMANLILIEERRLTFTTVLRTRYLRPLAARESCRFVARITESGPGLVTAQTDVLAADGGPSAMVTASYQPIRSAVAAEVFGLNPGEHERLQPYLAQSERGAQSERGAQSERGAQSERGET; this is encoded by the coding sequence ATGAGCACGCTGGAGGAGCTGACCGAGGTGCCGGAGGGCCGGGAGATCCCGGCCACCGACATCCCGGTGCTGGGCGAGCCGAGGTTCAAGTGCTTCGCCTGCTCCCCGCACCACGAGCACGGCCTGCGCCTGCGGCTGTGGCACCAGCCCGGGCAGCTGACCACCGTCACCACCTTCGGCGAGGACTTCTGCTCCTACCCGGGGGTGGTGCACGGCGGCATCGTGGCCACCGCCGCCGACGACCTGATGGCCAACCTGATCCTCATCGAGGAGCGGCGCCTGACCTTCACCACCGTGCTGCGCACCCGGTACCTGCGCCCGCTCGCGGCGCGGGAGAGCTGCCGGTTCGTCGCGCGCATCACCGAGTCCGGCCCGGGCCTGGTGACCGCGCAGACCGACGTGCTGGCCGCCGACGGCGGGCCCAGCGCCATGGTCACCGCTTCCTACCAGCCGATCCGCTCCGCCGTGGCGGCGGAGGTGTTCGGCCTCAACCCTGGCGAGCACGAACGGCTCCAGCCGTACCTGGCCCAGTCCGAACGAGGGGCCCAGTCCGAACGAGGGGCCCAGTCCGAACGAGGGGCCCAGTCCGAACGAGGAGAGACATGA
- a CDS encoding AMP-binding protein has product MTTAPRGDVLHAAFEDVAERHPGLTITFPATNQTLPATELAERSRTWARALLSRGVAAGEIIGLLVPTGPALPLSLAATSRAGLALSVMPTPRRFVDPVGQARKLARITRAAGMHFVIADPGYARVVDELRVLDPGLTVLDPAELDHAPADAPELPEVSPDALAIVQFTSGSTGDPKGVTLLHRTVLAGLRAIGAAARIEPGDKFVQWVPHFHDMGLFGWLSFFLHGGAPHIFRASDFISDPGRVLRYFAEVKATHIGGPNFSYDIITSAANPELVAELDLSSWKLAFNGAEPVNARTVADFTARLAPAGVRPSVMYPVYGMAEATLAITFPEPGAVPSTVHVHRELLAAGTVRHGSPGPGTKAVVGVGQVVPGIELRIVDEHGEVVGDDRLGEIQIAGEAVTPGYLRNPAANELAFDGRWLRTGDLGFTLDGELFVTGRKKEMIIVRGENFFPEDVEMVAREVPGVHRRRCVAFADETEDGAECVAVAVEAVTGRVDAEELAAAVRARVTAELGISPVRVHVLAPRSLPNTTSGKWQRGLTKQMVRADSA; this is encoded by the coding sequence GTGACCACCGCACCACGTGGCGACGTGCTGCACGCGGCCTTCGAGGACGTCGCCGAGCGCCACCCCGGCCTGACCATCACCTTCCCGGCCACGAACCAGACCCTGCCCGCCACCGAGCTGGCCGAGCGCTCCCGCACCTGGGCCCGCGCCCTCCTCTCCAGGGGAGTGGCCGCGGGCGAGATCATCGGCCTGCTCGTGCCCACCGGCCCGGCGCTGCCGCTGTCCCTGGCCGCGACCTCGCGGGCCGGGCTGGCGCTCAGCGTCATGCCCACCCCGCGCCGCTTCGTCGACCCGGTCGGCCAGGCCCGCAAGCTGGCCCGCATCACCCGCGCCGCGGGCATGCACTTCGTCATCGCCGACCCCGGCTACGCGCGGGTGGTGGACGAGCTGCGCGTGCTGGACCCCGGCCTGACCGTCCTGGACCCGGCCGAGCTGGACCACGCCCCCGCCGACGCCCCCGAGCTGCCCGAGGTCTCCCCGGACGCGCTGGCCATCGTGCAGTTCACCTCCGGCAGCACCGGCGACCCCAAGGGCGTGACCCTGCTGCACCGCACCGTGCTGGCGGGCCTGCGGGCCATCGGCGCGGCCGCGCGCATCGAGCCGGGCGACAAGTTCGTGCAGTGGGTGCCGCACTTCCACGACATGGGCCTGTTCGGCTGGCTGTCCTTCTTCCTGCACGGCGGCGCCCCGCACATCTTCCGCGCCTCCGACTTCATCTCCGACCCCGGCCGCGTGCTGCGCTACTTCGCCGAGGTCAAGGCCACCCACATCGGCGGCCCGAACTTCTCCTACGACATCATCACCAGCGCCGCCAACCCCGAGCTGGTCGCCGAGCTGGACCTGTCCAGCTGGAAGCTCGCCTTCAACGGCGCCGAACCGGTCAACGCCCGCACCGTCGCCGACTTCACCGCCCGCCTGGCCCCGGCCGGGGTGCGCCCGTCGGTGATGTACCCGGTCTACGGCATGGCCGAGGCCACCCTGGCCATCACCTTCCCCGAACCGGGCGCGGTGCCCAGCACCGTGCACGTGCACCGCGAGCTGCTGGCCGCGGGCACCGTCCGGCACGGCAGCCCCGGCCCGGGCACCAAGGCCGTGGTCGGCGTCGGCCAGGTGGTGCCGGGCATCGAGCTGCGCATCGTGGACGAGCACGGCGAGGTGGTCGGCGACGACCGGCTCGGCGAGATCCAGATCGCGGGCGAGGCGGTCACCCCCGGCTACCTGCGCAACCCGGCGGCCAACGAGCTGGCCTTCGACGGCCGCTGGCTGCGCACCGGCGACCTCGGCTTCACCCTGGACGGCGAGCTGTTCGTCACCGGCCGCAAGAAGGAGATGATCATCGTCCGCGGGGAGAACTTCTTCCCCGAGGACGTGGAGATGGTCGCCCGCGAGGTCCCCGGGGTGCACCGGCGACGCTGCGTGGCCTTCGCCGACGAGACCGAGGACGGCGCGGAGTGCGTGGCGGTCGCGGTCGAGGCGGTCACCGGCCGGGTGGACGCCGAGGAGCTGGCCGCGGCCGTGCGCGCCCGGGTGACCGCCGAGCTGGGCATCTCGCCGGTGCGCGTGCACGTGCTCGCGCCCCGGTCGCTGCCCAACACCACCAGCGGCAAGTGGCAGCGAGGCCTGACCAAGCAGATGGTCCGGGCGGACAGCGCATGA
- a CDS encoding acyltransferase family protein: MTRPQTARPDQANPDLPSLTGLRFITMLPVFLAHASFETWFDNDEVNGIFLYGMGTFAAVMVSFFFVLTGFVMTWSRRPKDTPRRFWRRRLVRVVPSHLVTYLIAVALMLWAGATLNPTAVFTQVFLLQAWVPDPAYFDTGNSVTWSLSADMAFYALFPALVLVVERIREDRLWLWMVPPVVVIMALPAVGLTLLPETPEMPLGGVSVSQYWLVFFNPLARLLECLLGMLLARVILSGRWVGIKPWLPAVALFAVYLAGQPLPFLYQLNALTLVPVLLLVGAVAQADLTGRRTYLSGRRMVYLGELSFGFYLMHNLVLKYGHLAFGTTMVDGEPETVNFSTPVGILMVLLFFLASMLAAWLLHTLVEKPIVRAWSKPRSLRKSTPVAQPAPAQP; the protein is encoded by the coding sequence ATGACCCGCCCCCAGACGGCACGGCCGGACCAGGCCAATCCGGACCTGCCCTCGCTGACCGGCCTGCGCTTCATCACCATGCTGCCGGTCTTCCTCGCCCACGCCAGCTTCGAGACGTGGTTCGACAACGACGAGGTGAACGGGATCTTCCTGTACGGCATGGGCACCTTCGCCGCGGTGATGGTGTCGTTCTTCTTCGTGCTCACCGGGTTCGTGATGACCTGGTCGCGGCGCCCGAAGGACACCCCGCGCCGCTTCTGGCGCCGCCGCCTGGTGCGCGTGGTGCCCAGCCACCTCGTCACCTACCTCATCGCGGTGGCGCTGATGCTCTGGGCGGGTGCCACGCTGAACCCGACCGCGGTGTTCACCCAGGTCTTCCTGCTCCAGGCCTGGGTACCGGACCCGGCGTACTTCGACACCGGCAACTCCGTCACCTGGTCGCTGTCGGCCGACATGGCCTTCTACGCGCTGTTCCCCGCGCTCGTGCTCGTGGTCGAGCGCATCCGCGAGGACCGCCTGTGGCTCTGGATGGTCCCACCGGTCGTGGTCATCATGGCACTGCCCGCGGTGGGGCTGACCCTGCTGCCGGAGACCCCGGAGATGCCCCTGGGCGGGGTGTCGGTGAGCCAGTACTGGCTGGTGTTCTTCAACCCGCTCGCCCGCCTGCTGGAGTGCCTGCTCGGCATGCTGCTGGCCCGCGTCATCCTCAGTGGACGGTGGGTCGGCATCAAGCCGTGGCTGCCCGCGGTGGCGTTGTTCGCGGTGTACCTGGCCGGTCAGCCGCTGCCGTTCCTCTACCAGCTCAACGCCCTCACCCTGGTGCCGGTGCTGCTGCTGGTGGGCGCGGTCGCCCAGGCCGACCTGACCGGACGGCGCACCTACCTGTCCGGCCGCCGGATGGTCTACCTCGGCGAGCTGTCCTTCGGCTTCTACCTGATGCACAACTTGGTGCTCAAGTACGGGCACCTGGCCTTCGGCACCACCATGGTCGACGGGGAACCGGAGACGGTGAACTTCAGCACGCCCGTCGGCATCCTCATGGTGCTGCTGTTCTTCCTGGCCTCGATGCTAGCCGCCTGGCTGCTGCACACGCTGGTTGAGAAGCCGATCGTGCGCGCCTGGTCCAAGCCGAGGTCGCTGAGAAAGTCCACTCCGGTCGCCCAACCCGCACCGGCCCAGCCCTGA
- a CDS encoding acyl carrier protein, translated as MTREDLSAAVVEELAAELTLGEHQVADTDELTGLPGSGSVQLLRVAARLERRFDIEFSDQGLFEAKTVGELTALVAEGLSVRGGA; from the coding sequence ATGACCCGCGAAGACCTGTCCGCCGCCGTGGTGGAGGAACTGGCCGCCGAGCTGACGCTGGGCGAGCACCAGGTGGCCGACACCGACGAGCTCACCGGCCTGCCCGGCTCCGGTTCCGTGCAGCTGCTGCGGGTGGCCGCCCGGCTGGAGCGCCGCTTCGACATCGAGTTCAGCGACCAGGGCCTGTTCGAGGCCAAGACCGTGGGCGAGCTGACCGCGCTCGTCGCCGAGGGCCTGTCCGTGCGAGGTGGGGCATGA